In the Longimicrobium sp. genome, one interval contains:
- a CDS encoding phosphatidate cytidylyltransferase has translation MARNETLTRTLVAAVLIPVAVGAMYLGGWVLAALLAASAALSALELFRMAALKGPRALPALGAAGAVALVAAAALWPERGLDNPLLFGIVAATAIVACTAAIWARGVAGEPLLAVSVTVFGAAYTALLLFALFLRHLPGVESPLHGMVILLAPVVLTWINDSFAYFGGRTWGKHKLIPKVSPGKTVEGAVCALFGTLISAVGYAFLLARFPSYRMGIVEAAAFGVLISVSSQTGDLAESLFKRDVGVKDSGKLLPGHGGALDRFDSLFFTLPIGYAFFRYVVGV, from the coding sequence GTGGCGCGCAACGAGACGCTGACCCGCACCCTCGTCGCCGCGGTGCTGATTCCCGTGGCGGTGGGGGCGATGTACCTGGGAGGCTGGGTGCTGGCCGCGCTCCTGGCCGCATCCGCCGCCCTTTCCGCGCTGGAGCTGTTCCGCATGGCCGCGCTGAAGGGCCCCCGCGCGCTCCCCGCACTGGGCGCGGCGGGGGCCGTCGCGCTGGTGGCGGCGGCGGCGCTGTGGCCCGAGCGCGGGCTGGACAACCCGCTCCTCTTTGGCATCGTGGCGGCCACCGCGATCGTGGCGTGCACGGCCGCCATCTGGGCGCGCGGCGTGGCCGGCGAGCCGCTCCTCGCGGTGTCGGTCACGGTGTTCGGCGCGGCGTACACGGCGCTCCTCCTCTTCGCGCTCTTCCTGCGCCACCTGCCAGGCGTTGAGTCGCCGCTGCACGGCATGGTGATCCTGCTGGCGCCGGTGGTGCTCACCTGGATCAACGACAGCTTCGCCTATTTCGGCGGGCGCACGTGGGGGAAGCACAAGCTGATCCCCAAGGTGAGCCCCGGAAAGACGGTGGAGGGCGCCGTCTGCGCGCTGTTCGGCACCCTTATCTCCGCCGTGGGGTATGCATTCCTGCTCGCCCGCTTCCCCTCGTACCGGATGGGGATCGTGGAGGCCGCCGCGTTCGGCGTGCTGATCTCGGTCTCGTCGCAGACGGGTGACCTGGCGGAGTCGCTGTTCAAGCGCGACGTGGGGGTCAAGGACTCGGGCAAGCTCCTCCCCGGCCACGGCGGCGCGCTGGACCGCTTCGACTCGCTCTTCTTCACGCTCCCGATCGGCTACGCGTTCTTTCGGTACGTCGTGGGGGTGTGA